Proteins co-encoded in one Prescottella sp. R16 genomic window:
- a CDS encoding GtrA family protein: protein MSGTPHTHDPHAPLPVEIPVTDSIADESLDLKTQIVRFVVTGGLSAVVDYGLYVLFMALGITRDVAKGLSFVAGTTTAYLINRRWTFKAAPSRLRFVAVVILYAVTFAVQVGINGVLSDSLADTWWRTPLAFVIAQGTATVINFVVQRAVIFKIR from the coding sequence GTGTCCGGAACCCCTCACACCCACGATCCACACGCGCCGCTGCCGGTCGAGATCCCCGTCACCGACTCCATCGCCGACGAGTCGCTGGATCTGAAGACGCAGATCGTGCGGTTCGTCGTGACGGGCGGACTGTCGGCGGTCGTCGACTACGGCCTGTACGTGCTGTTCATGGCGCTGGGCATCACCCGGGACGTGGCGAAGGGGCTGAGCTTCGTCGCCGGCACCACGACCGCCTACCTGATCAACCGGCGATGGACGTTCAAGGCTGCGCCCAGCCGCCTGCGCTTCGTTGCGGTCGTGATCCTCTACGCCGTGACGTTCGCGGTCCAGGTCGGCATCAACGGGGTGTTGTCCGACAGCCTCGCCGACACGTGGTGGCGGACGCCGCTGGCGTTCGTGATCGCGCAGGGCACCGCGACGGTCATCAACTTCGTCGTGCAGCGTGCGGTGATCTTCAAGATCCGATAA
- a CDS encoding LLM class F420-dependent oxidoreductase produces the protein MRYGISLFTSDRGITPSEAARAVEACGFDAFYVPEHTHIPVNRASNHPGTGTDALPDDRYLRTLDPWVALGTAASVTSRIRLGTSVALPLEHDPITLAKTIASLDHLSGGRVTFGVGFGWNAEELADHGVDPKKRRTALREYLEAMQALWTQEEASYDGQFVSFGPSWAWPKPIQQPRPPVLVGAGASEKTFAWIARSADGWITTPIERDIEDNVTLLRKIWADAGRPGQPEIVVLAGKPDAATLARWQDLGVSEALFGMPDADEGTVTAYLQRLAGKLGIG, from the coding sequence GTGCGCTACGGAATCAGCCTGTTCACCAGTGACCGCGGCATCACGCCCTCCGAGGCCGCCCGCGCCGTCGAGGCCTGCGGATTCGATGCGTTCTACGTGCCCGAGCACACCCACATCCCCGTGAACCGGGCGTCGAACCATCCCGGAACCGGTACCGACGCGCTGCCCGACGACCGCTACCTGCGCACCCTCGACCCGTGGGTCGCGCTCGGCACCGCCGCGTCGGTGACGTCGCGGATCCGGCTGGGCACGTCGGTGGCGCTGCCGCTCGAACACGACCCCATCACGCTCGCCAAGACCATCGCCTCCCTCGACCACCTGTCCGGCGGCCGGGTCACGTTCGGGGTCGGGTTCGGCTGGAACGCCGAGGAGCTCGCCGACCACGGCGTCGACCCGAAGAAGCGGCGGACCGCGCTGCGCGAGTACCTCGAGGCGATGCAGGCGCTGTGGACGCAGGAGGAGGCGTCCTACGACGGGCAGTTCGTGAGCTTCGGCCCCAGCTGGGCGTGGCCGAAGCCGATCCAGCAGCCGCGGCCGCCGGTACTGGTGGGGGCGGGGGCGTCGGAGAAGACGTTCGCCTGGATCGCGCGCTCGGCGGACGGCTGGATCACCACCCCGATCGAACGGGACATCGAGGACAACGTCACGCTGCTCCGCAAGATCTGGGCCGACGCCGGACGCCCCGGGCAGCCGGAGATCGTCGTGCTCGCCGGCAAACCCGACGCCGCCACCCTCGCCCGCTGGCAGGACCTCGGTGTCAGCGAGGCCCTGTTCGGGATGCCCGACGCCGACGAGGGCACGGTGACGGCCTACCTGCAGCGGCTCGCCGGCAAGCTCGGCATCGGCTGA
- a CDS encoding S1C family serine protease: protein MSAWGIRRVSAALAVLVAVGLALVAVPVEHGTLDSAAPVATVTAPPAPAPPAPVPLSAAEIVDRVSPTIVMLTSISGVTATAGTGIVIRPDGSDALVLTNHHVIDGGTDITATSIPDRATYPVVVLGYDSSRDLALLRLPGGARLPAAPIAPGPARIGDPVTAVGNADGGGIPAAAPGAVTRVGVTITTRNTADGSRNQLSDLVQVDANVRPGDSGGPLVDVFGQVVGVNSAGNAVEPGVDAAPAPTSYAIPIDAALGLVDEVLSGRAAPTTHIGPTPMLGISVRDRRSTTIGDAAGAEVIHVGYRSPAEEVGLVRGDVITGFAGAAIRTSEDLTIGMNARHPGDRVDVQWTDATGAPRSAAVVLQEGPPR, encoded by the coding sequence ATGAGCGCGTGGGGGATCCGCCGCGTGAGCGCTGCTCTGGCAGTGCTGGTCGCGGTCGGTCTCGCGCTCGTCGCGGTTCCCGTCGAACACGGCACACTGGACAGTGCCGCTCCTGTCGCGACGGTCACCGCACCACCCGCACCCGCTCCCCCGGCCCCGGTTCCGCTGTCCGCCGCCGAGATCGTGGACCGGGTGTCCCCGACGATCGTGATGCTCACGTCGATCTCCGGGGTCACGGCCACCGCGGGCACCGGGATCGTGATCCGCCCCGACGGCTCCGACGCGCTGGTCCTCACCAACCATCACGTGATCGACGGCGGCACCGACATCACGGCGACGAGCATCCCGGACCGGGCCACCTACCCCGTCGTGGTCCTCGGTTACGACAGCTCCCGCGACCTGGCCCTGCTCCGGCTCCCCGGCGGGGCGAGACTCCCTGCCGCGCCGATCGCCCCCGGACCGGCACGGATCGGCGACCCCGTCACCGCGGTCGGGAACGCCGACGGCGGCGGGATTCCCGCCGCAGCCCCGGGCGCGGTCACCCGTGTGGGGGTGACGATCACGACCCGCAACACCGCCGACGGGTCCCGCAACCAACTGTCGGATCTCGTCCAGGTCGATGCGAACGTCCGCCCCGGCGACTCCGGTGGACCGCTCGTCGACGTGTTCGGGCAGGTCGTGGGCGTCAACAGTGCCGGCAACGCCGTCGAACCCGGGGTGGACGCGGCACCCGCACCGACGTCGTACGCGATCCCGATCGACGCCGCCCTGGGACTCGTCGACGAGGTGCTGTCCGGGCGCGCCGCCCCCACCACCCATATCGGTCCCACCCCGATGCTCGGGATCAGTGTGCGGGACCGGCGTTCCACCACGATCGGGGACGCCGCAGGCGCCGAGGTGATCCACGTCGGCTACCGCAGCCCCGCCGAGGAGGTCGGGCTCGTGCGCGGCGACGTGATCACCGGATTCGCCGGCGCTGCGATCCGCACGTCGGAGGATCTGACGATCGGGATGAACGCGCGGCACCCCGGCGACCGTGTCGATGTGCAGTGGACGGACGCCACCGGTGCACCGCGCAGCGCAGCGGTGGTGCTGCAGGAGGGGCCACCACGCTGA
- a CDS encoding dTDP-4-dehydrorhamnose 3,5-epimerase family protein gives MKYRELTVPGAWEITPHQFGDHRGVFLEWFKEPGFSAAIGRHLDLQQANCSVSAAGVLRGIHFADVPPGQAKYITCVTGAVLDVVVDLRVGSPTFGQWDSVLLDDTDRRAVFVSEGLGHAFLSLEDGSTVVYLCSTGYAPEREHEVSPLDPGISIDWPVVGRDGTALQWTLSDKDLAAPTLQQARDAGLLPRYREGDV, from the coding sequence ATGAAGTATCGGGAGTTGACGGTTCCGGGGGCGTGGGAGATCACGCCCCACCAGTTCGGCGATCACCGCGGGGTGTTCCTCGAATGGTTCAAGGAGCCCGGCTTCTCCGCCGCGATCGGCCGGCACCTGGACCTGCAGCAGGCCAACTGTTCGGTCTCCGCGGCGGGCGTGCTGCGCGGTATCCATTTCGCGGACGTCCCGCCCGGGCAGGCCAAGTACATCACCTGCGTCACGGGCGCCGTCCTCGACGTCGTCGTCGACCTGCGGGTGGGATCGCCGACGTTCGGGCAGTGGGATTCGGTGCTGCTCGACGACACCGACCGCCGCGCGGTCTTCGTCTCCGAGGGTCTCGGACACGCGTTCCTGTCGCTCGAGGACGGGTCGACGGTCGTCTACCTGTGTTCGACGGGCTACGCCCCGGAACGCGAACACGAGGTGAGTCCGCTCGACCCCGGGATCTCGATCGACTGGCCGGTCGTCGGACGCGACGGCACTGCCCTGCAGTGGACGCTGTCCGACAAGGATCTGGCCGCCCCGACCCTGCAGCAGGCGCGCGACGCCGGGCTACTGCCCCGCTACCGGGAGGGAGACGTGTGA
- the rfbA gene encoding glucose-1-phosphate thymidylyltransferase RfbA, with product MRGIVLAGGTGSRLHPITLGVSKQLVPVYDKPMIYYPLSTLMLAGIRDILIITTPGDADQFRNLLGDGSRFGISLTYQVQPEPNGLAQAFVLGADHIGSDSVALVLGDNIFYGPGLGTTLTRFHDVKGGAVFGYWVSDPGAYGVIEFDDTGTAVSLEEKPVAPRSNYAVPGLYFYDNDVVSIARDLTPSARGEYEITDVNRTYLEAGRLQVEVLPRGTAWLDTGTFDSLLDASNYVRTIEQRQGLKIGVPEEVAWRRGFISDDELRERAEPLVKSGYGTYLLGLLERGREW from the coding sequence ATGCGCGGAATCGTTCTGGCCGGTGGCACGGGAAGCCGTCTGCACCCCATCACGCTCGGGGTGAGCAAGCAGCTGGTGCCGGTCTACGACAAGCCGATGATCTACTACCCGCTGTCGACGCTCATGCTCGCCGGGATCCGCGACATCCTGATCATCACCACGCCCGGCGACGCCGACCAGTTCCGGAACCTCCTCGGCGACGGCTCCCGCTTCGGTATCTCGCTCACCTACCAGGTGCAGCCCGAACCGAACGGGCTGGCGCAGGCGTTCGTGTTGGGCGCCGATCACATCGGATCGGATTCGGTCGCATTGGTGTTGGGCGACAACATCTTCTACGGCCCCGGCCTGGGCACCACGCTCACCCGCTTCCACGATGTGAAGGGCGGCGCGGTGTTCGGCTACTGGGTGTCCGATCCGGGCGCGTACGGCGTCATCGAGTTCGACGACACCGGCACCGCGGTCTCGCTCGAGGAGAAACCGGTCGCGCCCCGCTCGAACTACGCGGTGCCGGGACTGTACTTCTACGACAACGACGTCGTCTCCATCGCCCGCGACCTGACACCGTCGGCGCGCGGCGAGTACGAGATCACCGACGTCAACCGCACGTATCTCGAGGCCGGACGCCTGCAGGTCGAGGTACTCCCCCGCGGCACGGCGTGGCTGGACACCGGCACGTTCGATTCGCTGCTCGACGCGTCGAACTACGTCCGCACCATCGAGCAGCGGCAGGGCCTCAAGATCGGGGTCCCCGAGGAGGTGGCGTGGCGGCGCGGCTTCATCTCCGACGACGAACTGCGTGAGCGGGCCGAGCCGCTGGTCAAGTCCGGTTACGGTACGTACCTGCTGGGTCTGCTCGAGCGCGGCCGAGAATGGTGA